A DNA window from Candidatus Neomarinimicrobiota bacterium contains the following coding sequences:
- a CDS encoding prepilin-type N-terminal cleavage/methylation domain-containing protein has product MNNQGYTLVEVLISATLLAIIVLGTAQYYTVSRFEIERGIRSQLAYANMASRMEKAIDLGYESLQDSLPESSVPLTLNGIQGYRSTFVTGIDDTSDGLAPADTSIPDYLDVTISFAWFSADNVTDSLSCSFSEERSWTY; this is encoded by the coding sequence ATGAATAACCAGGGCTACACTCTCGTTGAAGTACTGATCTCTGCCACATTACTTGCTATAATTGTACTAGGCACTGCTCAGTATTACACAGTGAGTCGCTTTGAGATCGAAAGAGGTATTCGCTCTCAACTCGCTTATGCCAACATGGCTTCACGCATGGAAAAGGCCATTGACCTAGGTTACGAATCACTTCAAGACAGTTTACCAGAATCTTCGGTACCCCTGACCCTCAATGGGATTCAGGGGTACCGTTCTACATTTGTCACGGGGATAGATGACACTTCTGACGGACTTGCTCCTGCAGATACCTCGATCCCAGATTATCTGGATGTCACAATTTCTTTTGCCTGGTTTAGTGCAGATAACGTGACGGATAGCTTAAGTTGCAGTTTTTCTGAAGAGCGCAGTTGGACCTACTGA
- a CDS encoding prepilin-type N-terminal cleavage/methylation domain-containing protein → MRKNSGFSLVELMIVIVIIGVLAAVAVPIYNNNVTKAKMSESDASLGSIRTQLRVFYGENGEYPTVSPAGYVIGATWNDIRTGEITGKYFTDSSFTYLSTDGSNYTITCAAGDILRSDRTLNQAGTLAGGLE, encoded by the coding sequence ATGAGAAAGAATAGTGGTTTTTCGTTAGTTGAGTTAATGATCGTAATTGTAATTATTGGTGTATTGGCTGCCGTTGCTGTGCCGATCTACAATAATAATGTTACTAAAGCTAAAATGAGTGAATCTGATGCTTCACTTGGTAGCATTCGGACCCAGCTTCGTGTTTTTTATGGTGAGAATGGTGAGTATCCAACAGTAAGTCCTGCCGGTTATGTTATTGGAGCTACCTGGAATGATATCAGAACTGGTGAGATCACTGGTAAATATTTTACTGATTCTTCTTTTACCTATCTCAGCACTGATGGTTCCAACTATACGATTACATGTGCCGCTGGCGACATCCTTAGATCAGACCGTACCCTGAACCAGGCCGGAACACTTGCTGGTGGTTTAGAGTAA
- a CDS encoding type II secretion system F family protein: MGNFRYIAVDEKGKRREGTLGGFTREEVSAELRKMGLRPVSVEPVRRKKRSWKLSEINLTPPKVDPTLKVIFFRELSTLLDAGIQLVDAISIVQLQFEDKNFKNALGEILIFVKAGHPFSEALSEHRNIFPGFVISMVNAAEMGGGLDQILSQIAIYIEKEDDVRKRLSSAVSYPKFIAGFFGVVLAGVMFGLMPKFADIFDSFGAELPASTQVMINISEFMSTHIILEAIIGGGLWIGFRAFKTSTKGRYFIDKHIFKTPVAGHIIHKSLIARFAKTLSVLIRAEVSIITALKIAGDTSDNVYIKEICENVSTQVAHGRSLGGQLAKYDDVFPIMVSSMIGVGEKSGAMAIMLEKISEFHEADFNTAVDKLSKTIEPIVMGGLGVVVSIIIVTLYLPIFQMSSAIH; the protein is encoded by the coding sequence ATGGGAAATTTTCGATACATAGCCGTTGATGAAAAGGGTAAACGTCGCGAGGGCACTCTAGGCGGCTTCACCAGGGAGGAAGTCAGTGCAGAGTTGCGCAAGATGGGTCTCAGACCGGTTAGTGTTGAACCTGTACGTCGAAAGAAGCGCTCTTGGAAACTCAGTGAGATAAACCTCACACCGCCCAAGGTTGACCCCACACTTAAGGTCATCTTTTTCAGAGAGCTGTCTACGTTGCTGGATGCTGGAATTCAACTGGTTGATGCCATTTCTATTGTACAACTCCAATTTGAAGATAAAAATTTCAAAAATGCTCTGGGTGAGATTCTAATATTTGTTAAAGCAGGGCATCCCTTTTCAGAGGCATTATCTGAACACCGAAATATTTTTCCCGGTTTCGTCATCTCCATGGTAAATGCTGCGGAAATGGGTGGTGGTCTGGATCAGATCCTTAGTCAGATAGCCATATACATTGAAAAAGAAGATGATGTTCGTAAGCGTCTTAGCTCAGCAGTCAGTTATCCAAAATTCATTGCCGGTTTCTTCGGAGTAGTATTGGCAGGTGTTATGTTTGGGCTTATGCCAAAATTTGCTGATATTTTCGACAGTTTTGGTGCTGAGCTTCCTGCATCCACTCAAGTGATGATTAACATCAGTGAATTCATGAGCACCCACATAATACTGGAAGCAATTATTGGTGGAGGTTTATGGATAGGCTTCAGGGCTTTCAAGACCTCGACAAAGGGCAGATATTTCATTGATAAACACATCTTTAAAACTCCCGTTGCCGGTCATATCATACATAAATCATTGATCGCAAGGTTTGCCAAAACTTTATCAGTTTTAATTCGGGCTGAAGTTTCAATCATCACCGCACTGAAAATTGCAGGTGATACATCAGATAATGTTTATATAAAAGAGATCTGTGAAAATGTTTCCACACAGGTTGCTCACGGCCGCAGCTTGGGTGGGCAATTGGCAAAATACGATGATGTTTTTCCAATTATGGTTAGTTCGATGATAGGAGTTGGTGAAAAATCAGGTGCAATGGCCATCATGCTGGAAAAGATATCTGAATTTCATGAAGCTGATTTTAATACTGCAGTCGATAAACTTTCAAAAACTATTGAACCAATTGTTATGGGTGGATTGGGCGTGGTCGTCAGTATCATCATTGTAACCCTTTATTTACCCATATTCCAGATGAGCTCAGCCATTCATTAG
- a CDS encoding GspE/PulE family protein: MELVKKESTPSISTIQAKGITEIYGTFGLSRTNLKGIASFATSAALKISEEVCQFHRLVPVEELEDGTVVLAMADPLDMIALQIIRSKIQKEVTTVWADPDDIEFAIGTIFSDKNAFEDTLQDLVEVEDELEEEEEIDEDSIDILRTQATDAPAVVFVNSLLVQAIQERASDIHIEPQENNLRIRLRIDGMLREFPPANRRLQSGVIARIKILADLDIAERRVPQDGRVKFKIMGRSVDVRCSTIPGIYGEKIVMRILDQGSISLNIDDLGFPEKKLNQLKEKARASTGMILVTGPTGSGKTTTLYSILNFVNSPQLNIITVEDPVEYRLSGINQVQARPGVGLTFASALRSILRQDPDIVMVGEIRDLETAEIAIKAALTGHLVLSTLHTNSSVATIIRLINMGIDKYLIVSSISVIVAQRLVRRVCTNCRVPVEPSIDIKLFLNRHNIDISKDTYYKGKGCKQCSGSGYWGRFGIHEILFMDATIKELIINDASEAEIRKAAEEAGTLSVFHEGLDRARRGLTTLDEIIRVA, from the coding sequence ATGGAATTAGTCAAAAAAGAATCAACCCCTAGTATTAGCACTATCCAAGCCAAGGGTATCACTGAGATTTATGGTACTTTTGGTCTTAGCCGGACAAATCTTAAGGGAATCGCCTCTTTTGCCACCAGTGCAGCATTGAAGATATCGGAAGAAGTATGTCAATTCCATCGTCTCGTCCCCGTGGAAGAGCTGGAAGATGGTACAGTTGTTCTGGCCATGGCTGATCCTCTGGATATGATAGCCCTTCAGATCATTCGAAGCAAGATCCAGAAGGAGGTCACAACGGTCTGGGCTGATCCGGATGACATTGAATTTGCCATCGGAACGATTTTCTCAGATAAAAATGCTTTTGAAGACACTCTACAAGATCTGGTTGAAGTAGAGGATGAGTTGGAAGAAGAGGAAGAAATCGATGAAGACAGCATCGATATCCTGCGAACGCAAGCCACTGATGCTCCGGCTGTTGTATTTGTCAACTCACTCCTGGTTCAGGCTATTCAAGAGCGAGCCAGTGATATTCACATTGAACCTCAGGAAAATAATCTCAGAATCCGGCTTAGAATTGATGGCATGTTAAGAGAGTTCCCACCGGCAAATCGTCGGTTGCAGTCTGGTGTGATCGCACGTATCAAGATATTGGCCGATCTTGACATTGCAGAACGACGGGTACCCCAGGATGGTCGTGTAAAATTTAAGATCATGGGGCGTAGCGTTGATGTAAGGTGCTCTACCATCCCTGGTATATACGGGGAAAAGATCGTTATGCGTATTTTGGATCAGGGTTCTATCTCCCTGAATATTGATGACCTTGGCTTCCCCGAGAAAAAGCTTAACCAGCTAAAGGAAAAAGCCAGAGCATCTACAGGCATGATCCTGGTGACCGGACCTACAGGGTCAGGTAAAACTACCACCCTTTACTCAATTCTCAATTTTGTTAATAGCCCGCAGTTAAATATCATTACTGTTGAAGATCCGGTAGAGTACCGGCTTTCTGGAATCAACCAGGTTCAAGCTCGACCGGGAGTAGGTTTAACCTTCGCTTCAGCACTACGTTCAATTCTCCGGCAGGATCCAGATATTGTCATGGTTGGTGAAATTCGTGATCTGGAAACGGCGGAGATCGCCATTAAGGCGGCTCTCACTGGACACCTTGTCCTCAGTACCCTTCATACAAATAGTTCAGTAGCAACTATCATTCGCCTGATAAATATGGGCATTGATAAGTACTTGATTGTTTCTTCAATTTCAGTCATTGTCGCTCAGCGCCTGGTAAGAAGGGTCTGCACGAATTGTCGGGTACCTGTCGAACCCTCAATAGATATTAAACTTTTTTTGAATCGACATAATATTGATATTTCGAAAGACACATATTATAAGGGAAAGGGTTGCAAACAGTGTTCCGGCTCTGGATATTGGGGGCGTTTTGGTATACACGAAATTTTGTTTATGGATGCAACTATAAAGGAGCTTATAATTAATGATGCTTCTGAAGCAGAGATACGCAAGGCAGCAGAGGAAGCTGGAACATTATCAGTTTTTCACGAGGGGCTTGATCGAGCTCGTCGTGGCCTAACCACTTTGGATGAGATTATCAGGGTAGCCTAG
- a CDS encoding sigma-54 dependent transcriptional regulator yields MNAKVKSIAQILIVDDEPDITHLFENFLGDLGYKIFTAITPEVAIEIFEQEDIDVAVLDINMPRISGLKLLEQFKQSSPEIIIIMVSAIQDTDIVVKCIQHGAYDYLAKPIIDLNQLQIRITRGLSEKRIRSENIALRKELKRHTDYLDIEAHSAVMQKILEKITTVADYNTTVLLTGESGTGKEVAARLIHSQSRNAKGSFIPINCGSIPGTLLESTLFGHEKGSFTGANERRSGVFEESHNGTIFLDEITETTPEFQIQLLRVLETSAIRRVGSSVEIPLKLRVVAATNQNIEELVKIGRFREDLYFRLNVFHIEIPPLRDRKEDLPVIIEYHLKRLSSVMGKSVTRIAPKAFQVFNTYDWPGNIRELVNVLENAMIMCKDDTIAVSDLPAHLLHGGTAMLFQNEQHVETYAEAKEEFEKLYFQALLQQAELNISKAAQSAGLSRQHLHLKLKKLGIQN; encoded by the coding sequence ATGAATGCCAAAGTAAAATCCATCGCCCAAATCCTGATCGTTGATGATGAACCGGATATTACTCATCTTTTTGAGAATTTCCTGGGGGATCTGGGATACAAGATTTTCACAGCTATCACCCCTGAAGTTGCCATAGAGATCTTTGAACAAGAGGATATTGATGTTGCTGTATTGGATATCAATATGCCGCGCATAAGTGGCTTAAAACTACTGGAACAATTTAAGCAGAGTAGTCCAGAGATTATCATCATTATGGTGAGTGCTATTCAAGATACTGACATTGTCGTGAAATGTATTCAGCATGGTGCTTATGACTACCTGGCCAAACCGATTATTGATCTTAACCAACTTCAGATCAGAATCACACGTGGGTTATCAGAGAAACGCATCCGCAGTGAAAATATAGCACTTCGCAAAGAGTTGAAGCGGCACACTGATTATCTTGACATTGAAGCTCACTCTGCTGTCATGCAGAAGATCCTGGAAAAAATCACAACCGTAGCCGACTATAATACAACTGTATTGCTAACCGGTGAATCTGGAACCGGTAAGGAAGTTGCTGCCCGTCTGATCCACTCACAGAGCCGTAATGCAAAGGGTTCATTTATCCCTATCAATTGTGGCAGTATTCCAGGCACTCTTTTGGAAAGTACTTTATTCGGACATGAAAAAGGCTCGTTTACTGGAGCCAATGAGCGTCGGAGCGGGGTGTTCGAAGAATCGCATAACGGAACTATCTTTTTGGATGAGATCACTGAAACGACACCAGAATTTCAGATACAATTGCTACGCGTTTTAGAGACCAGTGCCATTCGTCGTGTTGGCAGCAGTGTGGAAATACCATTAAAGCTCCGCGTTGTTGCTGCAACGAATCAAAATATTGAAGAATTGGTTAAAATCGGTCGATTCCGTGAGGATCTATATTTCAGACTAAATGTTTTTCATATTGAAATCCCACCACTTAGGGATCGCAAAGAGGATTTGCCAGTGATCATTGAGTATCACTTAAAACGACTTTCCAGTGTGATGGGCAAGAGTGTCACCCGAATTGCACCCAAGGCATTCCAAGTTTTTAACACCTATGATTGGCCCGGTAATATTCGTGAATTGGTAAATGTTCTTGAGAATGCGATGATCATGTGTAAGGATGATACCATCGCCGTTTCAGATCTGCCTGCCCATCTTCTCCACGGAGGAACTGCGATGCTATTTCAGAATGAACAGCACGTGGAAACGTATGCAGAAGCCAAGGAGGAATTTGAAAAATTATACTTCCAGGCTCTATTACAACAGGCAGAGCTAAACATCAGCAAGGCTGCACAATCAGCCGGTTTGAGTCGGCAGCATCTGCATTTAAAGCTAAAAAAACTGGGCATACAGAATTGA
- a CDS encoding Rrf2 family transcriptional regulator, whose protein sequence is MKISAQEEYGIRCLLHIGRETGSGGSSISAISQAEQLTTANTAKLVRILRINGFVESSRGKDGGYTLAKPADEIVLSDVFEVLGGKLFGVGFCDHFSGTGEVCAHFDHCTVRSFWCAIQSVLDHVLSQTTLKHLMDPTGLGWWETCLTANPLLSKTVNK, encoded by the coding sequence ATGAAGATCAGTGCCCAGGAAGAGTATGGTATCCGTTGTTTACTGCATATCGGGCGAGAAACTGGTAGTGGTGGAAGTAGTATTTCAGCCATCAGTCAGGCTGAGCAGCTAACCACAGCCAATACGGCCAAACTAGTTCGGATTCTACGGATCAACGGTTTTGTGGAGAGCAGTCGCGGCAAAGATGGTGGATATACTTTAGCCAAACCAGCAGATGAAATTGTGCTTAGTGATGTGTTTGAGGTTTTGGGCGGCAAATTATTTGGAGTAGGTTTTTGTGATCACTTTTCTGGAACTGGTGAAGTATGCGCCCATTTTGATCATTGTACGGTACGTTCTTTCTGGTGCGCTATTCAATCTGTACTTGATCATGTTTTAAGTCAAACTACTCTAAAACATCTCATGGATCCAACCGGTTTGGGTTGGTGGGAAACCTGCTTAACGGCAAACCCACTACTATCTAAAACTGTAAATAAATAA
- a CDS encoding iron-sulfur cluster assembly protein, giving the protein MHDNIPEIDLKEIEEKIIATIKTIFDPEIPVNIYDLGLIYDVTVTEELEAYVKMTLTAPNCPVAGSLPISVKQQILQEVDELEFADVEVVWEPQWHKDMITEAGLLQLGLL; this is encoded by the coding sequence ATGCATGACAATATCCCTGAAATTGATCTGAAAGAAATTGAAGAGAAGATCATAGCGACCATCAAAACAATTTTCGATCCGGAGATTCCAGTAAATATCTACGACCTGGGCTTAATCTATGATGTTACCGTCACAGAAGAGCTGGAAGCGTATGTCAAGATGACCTTAACGGCCCCCAATTGTCCGGTCGCCGGTTCTTTACCGATCTCTGTCAAACAACAGATCTTACAGGAAGTGGATGAACTGGAGTTTGCAGATGTCGAAGTGGTCTGGGAACCCCAGTGGCACAAAGATATGATTACTGAAGCTGGGCTGTTGCAGTTGGGATTGCTTTAA